The DNA region atgaaagggaaatcatgcttgacaaatcttctggaattttgaggatataactagtagagttgtcaagggagaaccagtggatgtggtgtatttgcactttgaaaaggcttttgacaaggtcccacacaagattgatgtgcaaaattaaagcacatgatattggggataatgtactgatgtggatagagaactggttggcagacaggaagcagagagttgggataaacgggtccttttcagaatggcaggccactagtggggtgccgcagggctcagtgctggaccccagctatttacaatatacattaatgacttggatgaaggaattgaatataatatctccaagtttgcagatgacactaaactgggtggtggtgtgagctgtgaggaagatgtgcagaggctgcagggtgacttacaggttaggtgagtgggcaaatgcatggcagatgcagtagaatgtggataaatgtgaggttatccactttgggggcaaaaacacaaaggcagaatatgaatggtggcagattagaaaaaggggagatgcaatgagacctgggtgtcatggtacatcagtcattgaaagttggcatacaggtacagcaggtggtgaagaaggcaagtggtatgttggtcttaatagctaggggatttgagtataggagcagggaggtcttactgcagttgtacagggccttggtgaggcctcacctggaatattgtgttcagttttggtctcctaatctgaggaaggatgtgcttgctattgagggagtgcagcgaaggttcaccagactgattcctgggattgcataTGCCCAACtctctggcatatgaggagagactggttcaactgggcctttattcactggagtttagaaaaatgagagggatctcctagaaacatataaaaatctgatgggactggacaggttagatgcaggaagaatgttcctgatgttgggagagtccagaaccaggggtcacagtcttgggataaggggtaagccatttaggaccgagatgaggagaaacttcttcactgagaattgttaacctgtggaattctcttctgcagagttgttgatgccagttcattagatatattcacgagggagttggatatggcccttacagctaaagggatcaaggggtatggagagaaagcaggaaaggggtactgaggtaaatgatcagcatgatcttattgaatagtagtgcaggctcgaagggccgaatggcctactcctgcacctatattctgtgTTTCTAGGACAGATTAACAAAGTAGTTaataaaacatatgggatcctgggctttattacaAGAGACTGcaatccaaaattacttcattggttgtaaagtgtttttgagacatcaggtggttgtgaaaggcgctatataaatccaagtctgtcttatttataaataaaggcatagagtacgATAGTCAGGCTGTTTTGCTAAACCTATGTAAAACACTTCGGCTCAGCTGGAGTATTGGTtcgaattctgggcaccacactttaaaaagGACATGAGGgctttggagagggcacagaagagatttacgagagtggttccagggatgagggattacagttgcatggatagactgAAGAGGCTGGGGTGgttgtccttggagcagagaaggctaagaggagatttgatgatgtgagcacagatttaagttgattgtcaaactagaggtgacatgaggagaCACTTTAGTGTTAGGATTTGGAATCCTAACTGcctgatggatacagattcaataatagccttcaagaaaaactgcagggatatgggtaaagcgtgggggagtgggactaactgaatcgCTTTTCGAAAGAGTCGACGCAGACTTTGGACTGAAtggtggtctcctgtgctgtactatttgaGGATTCTTACCTAACTGTAATGATATGAAAAATTACAGGACCAAACTGAATTCAAAGTGATGATGAATAGCATCTTTTTTTCTTGAAGGGAGCTAATGCAACAATTCTGGTGCGATTTGTTTTCACCTACTGCTATTCAAAATTTTGTTTTTATCATGATAAATGGTAAAAATATTTGGGATTAACTGTAATGTATCTGAGGGCTGTGTGGCACACTGGCAGCAGCTTTAATATTTTTTGCCATGCTAGTGCCACCGGCTTTTGTCTCGTGTGCCTCGTAGAATgatagtgcagaaggaggccatttggtccatcgtgcctatgccagctctttgaaaaagctgtccaattagttctgctcccttgctctttccccgtagtcctatagatttttccttttcaaatatcccTTTTTGAAATTACTAttgaaatctgcttccaccacatctttcagacagtgcattccaattcctaacttgcgtttatatatttattttttaattcccctcatcttgcctctggttcttttggccaAGTTATCTTTtggttactgaccttcctgccagtggagaAAGTTTTttcttatttgctctatcaaaatgcTTCATAATTTTGAGTAACTATTAAATATCTCCTTGACCACTTCTGCTCCAAGAACagttccagcttctctagtctgtaCCAAAGGAAACTTGCCAGATTCACTAAGGCCATCTGGCTGTTGCAAACCTGGGCAAGTTTACTTTGGAGCAGAGAGCACTGGCCTGGCTCAAACCAAACTGTATCTTAATGGCGATAGCTGTTACAGCACAGGACTCCACTCAAGTTTGTTCACTTTTTAAAAGGTCCAATTTAACAACCAAATTGCAGATTTTTCTAATTTTCAGAAGTGGAATAAAAAGCAAAGTTGTGCTTCTCAACTTGGGTTACAAATCAGAGGATATGTCTGGGTCTGGCATGTGGTGACAAATTAATAAGTCTGCTTATTGCACTTTGTGTATCCCACTGTCTTCAGGAGTGTATAGCAATCTGCAAAGTTGCCTCACCCTCCTACAAAAAAACATGGCAAACATGATTGAATAACTCTGCTTTCCAAATTGTCGAGGACTTTTATAACTTGCTCCTGCTTCAAGATTGTTGGAGAGTTTTAAAATCTTGTATCCATTTTGTCATTGTTCAATTCCTTTTTCTCCCTTCTATACACGGCAGGCTGGGAGTACGGAATAACATTACCACCAGATGACACACCCAAATCCTGGGTCTCCACTGAGAAAATGTATCATACCCATAGGCGCAGGCGCTGGGTGCGAAGGCGCAAAAAAGACAATCTGCAACCTGAACTGCCATCAAAGGTGTGTTCTGTCAGTCTGTAGAAAATGTGTTGTTTGCTAGTTGCAACAAGTGTCAAAGCTAGCTATCCTGCTGAGGGTTTGGGTGTGATCCTGAAGCTCTTGGCTGGCGGGAATAGTCCATCGAAATATTTCTGCTAAAAATTAATTTCCATTCTGATTTATATCTCGATTGCTGTTTTGTCTGCGAAACTTGTATACTCATGTACATTACTGGCTGTATGCTTTTAGCTGTGGCAACCAAGTTAATTCTCGTGATAAAACCTAAAGTAGCAACATCAGATTATCGGCACCGTGCAAATATTGTTAGAAAACGTCACTATCTGTTGCTGATATTTTGTGTATCTTGTTAGCTTGAACTTGCTTCCAACTTTCAGAGCAAATCACCTGGTCAGGATTCCGAAGGGTGGGAATATGCATCTCTGATTGGCTGGAACTTTCACTTAAAGCAGCGGAAATCAGATACTTATAGACGCAGAAGATGGAGACGCAAAATGTCCCCATCTGGGCGACTTGGGGCTGCAGCAGTCTTCAAACTCGAAGGTGCTCTTGTAAGTATTGGGATTTCTTTAAAACACCACCTCTGTCTGTGACACTTGCACATTTGTGTAATTAGTTAAATTACTCGGTGGGTAGCTGTAGATCAGGAACTGTTCTCATCACAAAGGTCATAAACATCTTTCTAGTGTACAAGTGCCACTCTTTACGGTGAAATCCCTTGAGTTGTAATATCCTATAGCAATCAAGCTGCTTTCTTTGTACAGCTGCCAGGGAGCTCCTGGAGATTGAATTTTGATCTGTTGTGGATCATGTGGTTTTTCACCAGATGCCCAGCTTCCATTGCTGCCATTATTGTATCACAAACAATCTCTGCCAGCTTGACTTGCTTTTCCACCAGGACATTCTTTGCTCCTGTCACATCTGTTCAATGTTAATCTGTTAATTTGTGCAATATTTTTAAAGTTaaggcaattttctgtgcctggtttATTCTGTGTGCGGTAAAAAGATTATTTGGGTTTCTAAGGATCTTAGAATTACAACTATTTCATTGCTTCACAGCCATTTGAGCACAAACATTTTGCAGTGCTGTTCACTAGTTGGAACTGGTATATTCCAGGATTTGTGGGTGTATATTTGCTTTTGCATTATGTAATACTTTCAAAGTTTTGTGAAAATTTCACTTTGTGTGATGTTGCTATGGAGTGGAGCTGTCCGGGGGGGCGGGAATAAATGACCCTAAAGATATCGTTCGTGGTCtgttttgtctttttttttaaggCTCCAGCTTCTGGTGAGGATGGCGATAAATCCCCAACTACAGAATCTGTGTTTGGAGCAAATGCCCCCATGATCTCCTGTGTGTTTGACCGTAAGTAAAACGCTACAGTTCTGAACATTCTGCCATAATGCCACAGACTATCTTCCACCAATAATTGTGTGGAGCAGTAAAGGCTGATCATTTTCCTGTGAAATTATTCACCAAAACTAATGTCTTACACTAACATGTGAATAATGTGTTTTTTGCTCTTTCCCAACACcacccctcttctctccctctgtcCACTAAAACCATTGCCCAGAAACCTGTCTTGGTGTTTTTACCAATTTGTAGTAATGTTTTATAgctactggggccgaaattgccccttttttaaaaaaaaaagagcccaGTCTCCGACAATCAGGAAATTGCCCTCTTGATTTTTTGACGTGGAGAAGATATTCACCCTGCTCCTGTGCGAATGGAGGAATGTGCACTGCCTGGTCCCTGCCCTGGAAGCGACATTTCCCTAATAGTCGATTGACCACTTATCGGTGCGCCCGACAGCTACGCGCGATGcgcagctgccagtggctgggcggtgtgtCCACCTTTTAAAGGGGCGGAtgaactgccgtggccgccattttattaattgtcagccaactctacagtcggcctgacaatggcagccacgggtttggacaggcagcctggcaccctcctcTTGGGGGCATGGGAGTTATTTACCCTGGTAGATACTGAATAAAAATGTGCCGTTTAGCACGAGCTGCTTCCCATTTATATATACATATTTTGATTGAGTCGATGTGCCTCTCCATGTTTCAGCAGTGGCTACTGAGTTGTCACTGTccaatatgagagagagagagagaataatgtAAATGCAGACCGAATCTGGAGGTTGGGGCCTGACCTGAGGAGCACAGCAGAATGGGGCTCACTGGAATAAGATTTTGCTTCACTTCAGAATCAGTTTGGGCCTTCACACTGGATTAACATTTCACATCGATGCTTAATTTAGGAGTGTAATCTAGAGTAGAGCATACTTTTGGTAATGCTGGTGTTTTGTTCCAGGGCCTTTAATCTATCACCTCCGTTGCTATATTTATCAAGCAAGAGCCATAGTTGCTATGGACAAAGACAGCTTTTCAGGTATGTGCTTGTCAAACTTCATCCAGTAAAATTTATTTGATGAACTGTTCGAAATGGCATTGTGTTCTGTATCTGAACTTCCTACATCATAAAAATATCTTGGATGTATATATAATATTAGTCCTGTGCTACTAATGAGTAAATCCGAAGTGAATTCTACAGAACGGATCTGTTGTAGTAAAACCTTCAACAAAATGGAAAGTGTGGGAGTACAACCACCGCGCTGCCACACGTGAACATTTGTTTCTAATCCTTCAATTCAGGATCTTTTTAAAGTAATTGTTTTGTTTAAAACCTCGGTGAAATTGTAATCAGGTTGTCTTTTAATATGTGGCTGGTTGTTTACATCTATTATAAAGGTTGTATGGTGAGTGTGGGGTGCACTCAGTTCCCAGGTCCAAGAATGCAGAAATGGGCATGGAGATGTGTTGCCTCAGGTCTGTGCCTCCATGACATCACCCTGGGATTTCTAGGGTTTTGCAAAACAACCTGCTATATGGGCACCATAAGAATGCTAATGAAGCAAGAAGAGGTGTTTGCAGGGTGCCCTGCAGCATCTCGAAGATAAAAGGAGACGGAATGCAACTAACTCTTTGATCCCCACCTTTGGCCCTTCAGGCTGCTGCACTCCAATAGGCCAGGATACTGGGGTCTTGGGTGTCCAATTATACTCCTGTTTCAACCAGTCAATCCCAGCTTAAGGTGCAGCCAAGGACAGATCTGTGCCATGCAAATGGCCGAAGCCAGGAAAATTGAGCGGACTTTTGCACTCACGGGTGCAGCAGATATCCTGCGACTGTCTTGACACCTGGGAGTAAAATCGGTCCTTATGTTCTGGGTTTTGAATATCTAGGTTCGTGTCATTGTTGCAACTAACTCCCTGAAGTTGCTGCATTTATCTAGGATCCAATGCAAATGCAGTACTGTTGTAAATGTCACTTTGGACTCTCTCAGTTCTCGGCAATTGTGTAGCAGTAGTTAAGTTCCATTTGCTAGGTGCATTTATAATAAAATGGGATTACTCTAAATGTTTCAAATtttcctgttttttaaaaaaaaatattgctgCATAAAAAAAGTAGTTGGCAAAAGAAGAGTTAAATGCCTTGGACTCTAGTCAGTTATTGAAGGCTGACCTGCACATGACCTAAACAATAATTTCTGGAACTAGGTTGTGGGAGCTTGTACAGGAAAGTGTTATGTTCAGCAAGTCTGTTGTACAGATAAGGGTGATTACGAGCTGTAGATAATGCCAGAGCCCAAAGATGTCTGCTCTTCGATGTCCAATGAGGTGGAAGCAGTCATAAATATCAACAGGTGGAAATTCTGGCCTTCCCTGTTCATATAAAGTTGCCATGTTTAATGGTCTGCAGCCCATCTGTACCGAGCAGTTAGTTATAAGTTGTGAACTTCCTCCAAATATTTGACACTGTATGCTGGAGGCCAACAGTTACAAGCCAGCTGTACATCTTTTGTTATGTTAGTTTGGGATGATTTTGAGGAGAACCATTGCGCAAATCACAAGCAATTACAAATTCTAATCTTTTTCTCCCCCTCAGTCCATCTAACTTTCTCCTCGCCTGTCCTGAAGGTGTTAACTCGTGATGCGCATCAACTCTGTCTTTCACCAAATTGTCAGTGTTTGTATCTGCTTGTTTGTGTTGGCAGATGACAAAAGAAAGGCCCCAGTAGCACATCCGGCTCCTACCTACTGTCACTCCTCCCAAGATTGAATGTCACTGAACACTGGGTGGGAATTCCAGTCTGTGGTGAGGAAGGGTGCCTCTTGTCAGTGTAGTAACTATATAAACCATTTCAGGAAAACCTTTCAATTTTTCTGTCTTACACAACATAAGTGGAGTGTTGCATACACCTGCAGCTGAAGTTATGACGAGCCAGTGCCTTGCTACACTCTGTAAATACACGTCATAGATTTATACTCTGCACTGTTCAGTTTTTGGGTTTTCCAGGTTGTGTGGTGTACCTGGcctaagtgaccattcttcatgtgagcTTAGACAGCAAGCCTTTTAACCACTAAGGCGAGGGGGCTATCTCAGCCAAGCATGACCGTGTCCTCACTCGACTTGTGCACAAAGGCGCCTGGTAACatgagtcactggatagcaatcaggactgagggccttgtttttttttgttctcccttatcatgcactcttaGACCAGAGGTGCTGAGACCAAATGTTGTGCTTCAACAGTTAGCAGCCTTGCAATGAGGAGGTGCAGTGAAATGAAAGTGTACATTGTATAAAATATTAGCAATAAGCTCAAGACAATTGCAGGCATCAATTAATATAGTTGTAAATTTTTCAAATTGTTCTTGTTTTGAAATCTGTATCGACTCAATTGTGTAGTTCATTTTGATTCCAGTTGTTCTATTGCATGAGTTCCACCTGCACTTTTGCTTTTAATGGAAATTGATAAAACCTTCAGCTTTTTATGTTGGCTTCTCATCAATAGAGGTGATTCTTCAATCTAGTGCTCGAGGGGCATGCAGCTTGGGAAGTAGCGGAGATGCAGGTTGTGATTTTCCAATCATTTAAAATAATCAAAGGTTGCACCTCCCCCTGGTTTCCCAAACTTCAATCCCCATGCACACTGATCTTTGCTTGGAGTACAATCGCCCCTGAAGTATTTTTGCTTTTTCAGGTTTAAAAACTATGACCTTATTTTTGCAGATCCATATGCTCATGTTTCATTTCTTCATCAAAGCAAGACAACCGAAGTTGTCAAATCCACTCTGAACCCAACCTGGGACCAGACCCTTATTTTCAATGACATTGATATCTATGGCAGCCCTGAAAACATCATTAAAAATCCACCGAATGTGATGATTGAAATATTTGATGAAGACCAAGTTGTACGTATTATTTAATTTGGTTTCTTTGCATTGATTTTGCCTATCTGTATAGGACAAGATGTTAAATTTGATTGTTCTATACAGGGAAAAGATGAATTTTTAGGCAGATGTACCTGTCCTCCAATGGTGAAGCTGGATCCAAACACTGATATGACGCCCTGGCTTGTCTGGTACCCAATAAAGAATGGAACAAAGAAATCTGGGGAGCTCCTTGTTGCTGCTGAACTGATATTGAAAGATAAAGTAACTATATTGGAGTATCTTTACACTTTGCCATTACAATAAGATATAGCCTTTCCCCCAGCTCTGATGTGTTTTACACATTAAATAAATACATCCTGTCGCTTTGCCTTTATAGCTTTAATGTTAATAAGCCAGAATTAGTGATTATCTATTTATATCTTgtttctcatctgcaaacttgtgtcTGAGCTTTGACTGGTTCAGTGTTTATACTGTTTGATCGGTATTTAGATACATGGGAAATTTCTGCCCATTTCCCCCCTTTCTATCTGCACAAATGGCCCACCAAGTTACAAATAAAAAGCAATTTCGACCTTGTCATTCTAAAATCTGTTGGCAGATTTAAGAATACCTTCAATGCCGAGCCTGCTGGCCTTTTCCCTCCCTACGGCTCTGCCATCTAAACTGAAGCCTCCAGCTCGCCTGACTGGCTTTGGTCCTTGTCAGCGATGgctgtggatagcactctcgcctctgagccagaaggtagtgggttcaaatcccactccagagacttgagcacacaaatctaggctgacactccagtgcaatgctgaaggagtgctgcactgtcggggatgccgtctttcggatgagacgttaaaccgtggtcccgtctgcgctctcagatggatgtaaaagatcccatggcactattttgaagagcaagggagttatccctcaatcaacatacctgtttatctggtcattatcacattgctgtttgtgggagctttctatgtgcaaattggctgctgggtttcccacattataactgtgactgcactccaaaagtattttattgactgtaaagcgcttagagacatctggtggtcgtgaaaagcacgatataaataTAAGTGTGGTTTTTTTTGCCTGCTGTTTGCTCTTTGACTTCCTCAACAGgccttccccatagctcttgggTATATCCAGCCCCAGTTTCTTGGCCTCAATGtgagataattttttttaaataatctgaCAATGGTCTTGTTTCAGCAGAATGATTTTTAAACACCGCAATCTTTTTGCTCTAATAATACTGTTTGTACTCAATTTTGTGAACTATTTTCTTTCATTCCAACAGCCTGATGGGTCTAATTTGCCAATTCTTCCTCCAGTGCGGTCAGGTGTACTGTACATGGTGCCACATGGCATCAGACCAGTCGTGCAGCTTACTGCAATTGAGGCGAGTCTCATTTCTCCTGTTGTTTTTATTCTACATTGGTGTATTTTTGCTTGAGTTTC from Pristiophorus japonicus isolate sPriJap1 unplaced genomic scaffold, sPriJap1.hap1 HAP1_SCAFFOLD_2617, whole genome shotgun sequence includes:
- the LOC139247171 gene encoding myoferlin-like, which produces LLTEADAGHTEFIDEVYENNSRYPGAEWKVAEEPYTDLNGEKSSSKDEIENPPGWSWVEEWEYDVNRAVDEQGWEYGITLPPDDTPKSWVSTEKMYHTHRRRRWVRRRKKDNLQPELPSKLELASNFQSKSPGQDSEGWEYASLIGWNFHLKQRKSDTYRRRRWRRKMSPSGRLGAAAVFKLEGALAPASGEDGDKSPTTESVFGANAPMISCVFDRPLIYHLRCYIYQARAIVAMDKDSFSDPYAHVSFLHQSKTTEVVKSTLNPTWDQTLIFNDIDIYGSPENIIKNPPNVMIEIFDEDQVGKDEFLGRCTCPPMVKLDPNTDMTPWLVWYPIKNGTKKSGELLVAAELILKDKPDGSNLPILPPVRSGVLYMVPHGIRPVVQLTAIEILTWGLRNMKSYQLAAVASPSLIVECGGEYLESAVIKSLKKCPNFPSSVLFMKV